One segment of Apus apus isolate bApuApu2 chromosome 1, bApuApu2.pri.cur, whole genome shotgun sequence DNA contains the following:
- the ASCL1 gene encoding achaete-scute homolog 1 has protein sequence MASGSPARMASGAGQPPFLQPACFFAAAVAAAAAAAPPPGPPPGAPPPQLSPAGGQPSPGGKPSAPRAAKRQRSASPELMRCKRRLNFSGFGYSLPQQQPAAVARRNERERNRVKLVNLGFATLREHVPNGAANKKMSKVETLRSAVEYIRALQQLLDEHDAVSAAFQAGVLSPTISPSYSHDMNSMAGSPVSSYSSDEGSYDPLSPEEQELLDFTSWF, from the coding sequence ATGGCCAGCGGCAGCCCCGCCAGGATGGCGAGCGGCGCCGGGCAGCCGCCCTTCCTGCAGCCGGCGTGTTTCTTCGCCGCGGCGGTGgccgccgccgcagccgccgcccccccgccgGGGCCGCCACCGGgggcgccgccgccgcagcTGAGCCCGGCGGGCGGACAGCCCTCCCCGGGCGGCAAGCCCTCAGCGCCGCGGGCGGCCAAGCGGCAGCGTTCGGCCTCGCCGGAGCTGATGCGCTGCAAGCGGCGGCTGAACTTCAGCGGCTTCGGGTACAGCCTGCCGCAGCAGCAGCCGGCGGCCGTGGCGCGGCGCAACGAGCGGGAGCGCAACCGGGTGAAGCTGGTGAACCTGGGCTTCGCCACCCTGCGGGAGCACGTCCCCAACGGCGCCGCCAACAAGAAGATGAGCAAAGTGGAGACGCTCCGCTCCGCCGTCGAGTACATCCGcgccctgcagcagctgcttgacGAGCACGACGCCGTCAGCGCCGCCTTCCAGGCCGGCGTCCTCTCGCCCACCATCTCGCCCAGCTACTCCCACGACATGAACTCCATGGCGGGCTCCCCCGTCTCCTCCTACTCCTCCGACGAGGGCTCCTACGACCCGCTCAGCCccgaggagcaggagctgctcgACTTCACCAGCTGGTTCTGA